Proteins encoded together in one Desulfovibrio sp. UCD-KL4C window:
- a CDS encoding PAS domain S-box protein: MINFLGFRKGQVLPYRLLIYILICSSFFTVLGTSVQLYMEYKSDVGDIDQALSQIESSYVDTISASLWDINVDHVMIQLEGAKKLPGIRYLEVSDMTSDSIDPVASVGTVPSAEKVIERVFVLKHFVDGKAIPVGQLRVVADLENVFNRLQHRVFVVLLMQGVETFLVALCILIIIYYMVTSPLQEMSEYAQDMDIDNLERPLVLKRSKKRKKFDEFDQVAKAFNDMRLNLIKDIAERKKAEEALKQSNMIVEKSPVVLFKWKAEEGWPVELVSQNVTQLGFTADEFMSGNLNFIDIIHPDDLEKVSAEVKMYQDSNVDHFKQEYRIVDSAGRILWIDDSTVIARDTEGTIIYYMGIVTDSTDRKKSEDELARLRNLLKNTIDSMPTVLVGIDSKGHIIQWNRSAEEETGLTWDEVKGLPFIEILPQLENEQELIAEAISKFVIREKQKIPFISDGSVNYKNLKVYPLRDSEERGGAVLLIDDVTMKSRLEEMMIQTEKMMSVGGLAAGMAHEINNPLGAILSGVQGAERRLSPTLSKNVEVASDIGVNLNKMQEYLEKRGIIGYLRGISDAGRRAAQIVRNMLEFSRKSESIRGPMNVKKILEKSISLAANDYDLKKKYDFKTIDIRRDYEQVLPQVNITETEIEQVFLNIFKNAAQAMSEKDFSDERPCLTLRTRKDGKYVRIEVEDNGPGMKEEVRKRVFEPFYTTKQVGLGTGLGLSVSYFIITRNHEGEFFVESEPSKGTKFIIRLPSTGVS, translated from the coding sequence ATGATAAATTTTTTGGGTTTTAGGAAAGGGCAGGTGCTACCATACAGGCTCCTTATTTATATTTTGATCTGTAGTTCTTTTTTTACAGTGCTTGGAACCAGTGTTCAACTGTATATGGAATATAAAAGTGATGTTGGTGATATTGATCAAGCTTTGTCACAAATTGAAAGCAGTTATGTTGATACTATTTCTGCAAGTCTTTGGGATATTAATGTTGACCATGTTATGATCCAGCTTGAAGGAGCTAAAAAGCTTCCCGGAATACGGTATCTAGAAGTTAGTGATATGACATCAGATTCTATTGACCCTGTTGCATCTGTTGGAACAGTCCCTTCAGCGGAAAAGGTTATTGAGAGAGTCTTTGTGTTAAAGCACTTTGTAGACGGCAAGGCTATTCCTGTCGGACAATTACGAGTAGTTGCTGATCTTGAAAATGTATTTAACCGATTGCAGCACAGGGTCTTTGTTGTTTTGCTGATGCAGGGGGTTGAAACATTTTTGGTCGCACTTTGTATCTTAATTATTATTTATTATATGGTTACCAGCCCCTTACAGGAAATGTCAGAATATGCGCAAGATATGGATATTGATAATCTTGAGCGTCCTCTTGTTTTAAAGCGCAGCAAAAAGCGCAAGAAATTTGATGAATTTGATCAGGTTGCCAAGGCTTTTAACGATATGCGTCTTAATCTGATTAAAGATATAGCTGAGCGTAAGAAAGCTGAAGAAGCTCTGAAGCAATCGAATATGATTGTGGAAAAAAGTCCGGTTGTGCTTTTTAAATGGAAAGCCGAGGAAGGATGGCCTGTTGAACTTGTTTCTCAAAATGTTACGCAGCTTGGCTTTACCGCAGATGAATTCATGTCGGGAAATTTAAACTTTATTGATATTATTCATCCTGATGATTTGGAAAAAGTTTCGGCAGAAGTTAAGATGTATCAGGATTCAAATGTTGATCATTTTAAGCAGGAATACAGAATTGTTGATTCTGCTGGGCGAATTCTTTGGATTGATGACAGTACTGTTATTGCTCGTGATACTGAAGGCACAATCATTTATTATATGGGAATTGTCACTGATTCAACAGACCGTAAAAAATCTGAAGATGAGCTTGCCCGTTTACGTAACCTTCTTAAAAATACAATTGACTCAATGCCCACTGTACTCGTTGGAATCGATAGTAAAGGGCATATTATTCAGTGGAATAGGTCTGCAGAAGAAGAAACAGGATTAACATGGGATGAAGTGAAAGGACTGCCTTTTATAGAAATTTTACCGCAACTTGAAAATGAACAAGAGCTGATTGCAGAAGCTATTTCTAAATTTGTAATACGTGAAAAACAGAAAATTCCTTTTATCAGTGATGGAAGTGTAAATTATAAGAACCTCAAAGTTTACCCCCTTCGTGATAGCGAAGAACGAGGAGGAGCTGTTTTATTGATAGATGATGTTACTATGAAATCACGTCTTGAAGAAATGATGATCCAGACGGAGAAAATGATGTCTGTCGGAGGCTTAGCCGCTGGGATGGCACATGAAATTAATAATCCTTTGGGAGCTATTTTGTCAGGTGTTCAAGGGGCGGAAAGACGCTTGTCACCGACTTTGTCTAAAAATGTTGAAGTTGCTTCTGATATAGGTGTAAACTTAAATAAGATGCAGGAATATTTAGAGAAGAGAGGTATTATAGGGTATCTGCGCGGCATCAGTGATGCCGGAAGACGAGCAGCGCAGATTGTTCGTAATATGCTTGAATTCAGTAGGAAAAGTGAATCTATACGCGGACCGATGAATGTTAAAAAAATCTTAGAGAAGTCTATCAGTCTTGCTGCCAATGATTATGATTTAAAAAAGAAGTATGACTTTAAAACAATAGATATACGAAGAGATTATGAGCAGGTTTTGCCTCAGGTTAATATTACGGAAACTGAAATTGAACAGGTATTTTTGAACATATTTAAAAATGCAGCACAGGCAATGTCTGAAAAAGATTTCAGCGATGAGCGCCCTTGCCTTACTTTGAGGACGAGAAAGGATGGAAAGTATGTTAGGATTGAGGTGGAAGATAATGGTCCGGGGATGAAGGAAGAAGTCCGCAAAAGAGTGTTTGAACCTTTTTATACAACTAAGCAGGTAGGACTTGGAACTGGTCTTGGGCTTTCTGTTTCATATTTTATTATCACACGTAATCATGAAGGAGAGTTCTTTGTTGAATCTGAGCCGAGTAAAGGAACAAAATTTATAATACGCTTACCAAGTACTGGAGTATCATAA
- a CDS encoding methyl-accepting chemotaxis protein, which produces MIVMNIKNKIILLTLTAVLFSIGGLSSTAYFKMTQMAEGFFASSSMNELKQINNFVSDFIKETEQNAKFLALEDNVLNSMGESPSFVKQKDLERISRSSMTEQGKKTFDMFGKMVSSHDSYDFIYVGLEDGSFNMYPEDSMPKGYDPRARPWYQTAVKASNISSFSKAYKSTTGKPVSSIMAKVIKNDQVVGVVGIDINLATLTSVISNIEVGRTGYIMLMEGDNTILSDPAHKDYLFKKADDLGIEGFNTISKIKNNVTTVNIDGVEKFVRVYTSPKLGWKLALMIDKSEIMEDAYSTLRSTVLIGVGIAIILCFLGWIVAKSIATPIQLLVGAAQSVSKGDYKAIPDEKEFNGELLTLQQALKTMVASLSDLIKATEEKSLEAENQTRLAKDALADAEEARREADNAKRDGMLQAAEHLENIVVQVTSASQELSAQIEESRVGAEQQRERTTEAATAMEEMNASVFEVAQNSSQAAESADDAKKQAENGGKIVENVIRSIGEVNTAAGEMAGGLEDLGRQAQGIGHIMNVITDIADQTNLLALNAAIEAARAGEAGRGFAVVADEVRKLAEKTMDATKEVGAAVSSIQAGTDKSLKDMGMASEMVGNSTGYASEAGESLASIVSIVDSTSDQVRAIATASEEQSAASEEINRNTDEVNRIAGETAQTMEESAKAVHDLSRLSEELQSVIDTLKDS; this is translated from the coding sequence ATGATAGTAATGAATATTAAAAATAAGATAATATTACTGACTCTGACAGCAGTTCTATTTTCAATTGGTGGGCTGTCTTCAACAGCATATTTTAAAATGACTCAAATGGCTGAAGGATTTTTCGCCAGTTCTTCTATGAACGAGTTAAAACAGATTAATAATTTTGTTTCAGATTTTATTAAAGAAACGGAGCAAAATGCAAAATTTTTAGCACTTGAAGATAATGTTCTTAATTCTATGGGAGAAAGTCCCAGCTTTGTTAAGCAGAAAGACCTTGAAAGAATTTCCCGCAGTTCAATGACTGAGCAAGGTAAAAAAACATTTGATATGTTTGGTAAAATGGTCTCCAGTCATGATTCTTATGACTTTATATATGTTGGTCTGGAGGACGGAAGTTTTAACATGTATCCAGAAGATAGTATGCCGAAAGGGTATGACCCGCGTGCTCGGCCATGGTATCAGACAGCTGTTAAGGCTTCTAATATTTCTTCATTCAGTAAAGCCTATAAGTCGACAACCGGAAAGCCTGTAAGCTCCATCATGGCAAAAGTTATAAAAAATGATCAGGTTGTCGGAGTTGTTGGTATTGATATTAATCTGGCTACACTCACGAGTGTTATTTCCAATATTGAGGTCGGAAGGACCGGCTACATTATGCTTATGGAAGGGGACAATACGATTCTTTCCGATCCTGCCCATAAAGATTATTTGTTTAAAAAAGCTGATGATCTTGGAATTGAAGGGTTCAATACAATCTCAAAGATTAAAAATAATGTAACCACTGTTAATATTGATGGTGTGGAAAAATTTGTCAGGGTTTATACTTCGCCGAAGCTAGGGTGGAAGCTTGCTCTGATGATAGATAAATCAGAAATTATGGAAGATGCCTACAGTACACTTAGAAGTACTGTTTTGATTGGTGTAGGAATAGCCATTATTTTGTGTTTTCTCGGTTGGATTGTTGCGAAATCCATAGCTACTCCTATCCAGCTTCTAGTCGGAGCTGCACAGTCTGTTTCAAAAGGTGATTATAAAGCCATTCCTGATGAAAAAGAGTTCAATGGTGAATTGCTTACCTTGCAACAAGCGTTAAAGACTATGGTCGCAAGTCTAAGTGACCTTATAAAAGCAACTGAAGAAAAAAGTCTTGAAGCGGAAAATCAAACTCGCCTTGCTAAAGATGCACTTGCTGATGCTGAAGAAGCAAGGCGTGAAGCTGATAACGCAAAACGTGATGGAATGCTTCAGGCTGCAGAGCATCTTGAAAACATTGTCGTTCAAGTGACCAGTGCGTCTCAGGAGCTTTCGGCTCAGATAGAAGAGTCTCGGGTCGGTGCAGAGCAGCAGCGTGAACGTACAACTGAAGCTGCAACAGCCATGGAAGAAATGAACGCTTCTGTTTTTGAAGTTGCGCAGAACTCTTCACAGGCGGCTGAAAGTGCTGATGATGCAAAAAAACAGGCTGAAAATGGTGGAAAAATAGTTGAAAATGTTATTCGAAGTATTGGTGAAGTTAATACTGCTGCCGGAGAGATGGCTGGAGGTCTCGAAGATTTAGGGCGTCAGGCACAGGGGATCGGGCATATTATGAATGTTATTACTGATATTGCTGACCAGACTAATCTTCTTGCACTTAATGCTGCGATTGAAGCGGCCAGAGCAGGGGAAGCCGGCCGAGGGTTTGCAGTTGTTGCGGATGAAGTCCGTAAGCTAGCCGAAAAAACCATGGATGCAACTAAAGAAGTCGGTGCAGCCGTTTCTTCAATTCAAGCTGGCACAGATAAAAGTCTTAAGGATATGGGCATGGCTTCAGAGATGGTCGGAAATAGTACTGGTTATGCGTCTGAAGCCGGTGAGTCTTTGGCTTCTATTGTCAGTATTGTTGACTCAACTTCAGATCAGGTTAGAGCCATCGCAACGGCTTCGGAAGAGCAGTCCGCTGCTTCTGAAGAAATAAACAGAAATACTGACGAAGTTAATCGTATTGCCGGTGAAACTGCGCAGACTATGGAAGAGTCGGCCAAGGCCGTTCATGATTTATCTCGTCTGTCTGAGGAATTGCAGTCTGTAATCGATACACTGAAAGATTCTTAG
- a CDS encoding BON domain-containing protein, whose product MQKIKLLCLITISLISLNGCSASILIPPLPGPTMVPSAIGTLYTAYAIGADERGFQTIVEDEMIEAKIQSKIFHQKDLKALGLSAYSYNGNVYIVGQYDDKKDMSKIRKIVRKSGKINSLTTFMLPETKNAYCNAAEDYILQMQVKEALLEDDSVWGTNIAVKSVQCNVVLLGRVGNINEITYAKKIAASIEGVSSVKSYIKSSKQNKYNMTRKQEIAFNK is encoded by the coding sequence ATGCAGAAAATAAAATTACTTTGCCTTATTACGATCTCACTAATCAGCCTCAACGGTTGCTCAGCCTCAATTTTAATTCCGCCACTCCCCGGGCCGACAATGGTTCCCTCGGCTATTGGTACTCTTTACACAGCATACGCCATTGGAGCTGATGAGCGCGGTTTTCAAACAATTGTAGAAGACGAAATGATTGAAGCAAAAATTCAATCTAAAATATTCCACCAGAAAGACCTTAAAGCACTTGGACTCAGTGCATATTCATATAATGGAAATGTTTATATAGTCGGCCAGTATGACGACAAAAAAGATATGAGCAAAATCCGTAAAATTGTTAGAAAATCAGGAAAAATAAATTCACTTACAACTTTTATGCTTCCGGAAACAAAAAATGCATACTGCAATGCGGCCGAAGATTATATACTGCAAATGCAGGTAAAAGAAGCTTTACTTGAAGATGATTCTGTATGGGGAACCAATATTGCTGTCAAATCAGTACAGTGCAACGTTGTCCTTTTAGGCAGAGTAGGAAATATAAATGAGATAACTTACGCCAAGAAAATTGCCGCAAGCATTGAAGGAGTGAGTTCAGTAAAGTCTTACATTAAATCAAGTAAACAAAATAAATACAATATGACTCGCAAGCAAGAGATCGCTTTCAATAAATAA
- a CDS encoding glycosyltransferase yields the protein MQRPQRIRIKNESGKLQSLPDEKEYFQELGGSGDILFLGIGPNPDLLTEFFPDESCYYYIECPEYEKQIPSLLTLPANFKKLQTNDATTVNKNNFRLILYTPNKRLFPSFWEPIISKLTLHKTEIHSKKQSKSVWIPGDDNSLLVPEISKAFARADFTYRVIAPDAMRRNMLSLLKQELPAIVFSINFNGLDNSGETFFLLREAGVKVVVWMVDNPFHVISGIKSAYWKEVPMLVTDDWFIKPLQDLGATKIEHLPLATDPEIFNPNVPSYPGLANRIVFAGRSSFPKKVNFFAGCNFSPEDERDAIYAIDSGIKPNFEWWINRDKLTSLWPEPNVRDSGFRAEQTGTIWRTETLKFAGNNLTVFGDEGWRELLPKVDLRKPIDYYTILPAAYSNSAIVLNMTSPLLPNGLTQRNFDVWAAGGFLLTDKTPGLSIFPDELVEECSFGTPSELPQLCSKFLADPQLRIELSKKWREIILKNHTYQNRIDNILKFMDLKT from the coding sequence ATGCAACGCCCTCAAAGAATCCGCATTAAAAATGAATCCGGCAAACTACAATCCTTGCCGGACGAGAAAGAGTATTTTCAAGAGCTCGGAGGATCTGGGGACATTCTGTTTCTGGGTATCGGCCCTAATCCTGATCTGCTGACAGAATTTTTCCCAGACGAATCATGCTATTATTATATAGAATGTCCTGAGTATGAAAAACAGATCCCGTCTTTGCTCACGCTCCCTGCAAATTTTAAAAAGCTCCAGACTAACGACGCAACTACCGTTAATAAGAATAATTTTAGATTGATATTATACACACCAAATAAAAGGCTGTTTCCATCATTCTGGGAGCCGATAATATCAAAACTAACTTTGCATAAAACTGAAATACATTCAAAAAAGCAAAGCAAATCCGTCTGGATACCTGGAGATGACAACTCTCTGCTTGTGCCGGAGATATCTAAAGCCTTTGCACGTGCCGACTTCACATACAGGGTTATCGCTCCGGATGCAATGCGCCGAAACATGCTATCCCTGTTGAAACAGGAACTTCCGGCAATTGTCTTCAGCATCAACTTTAACGGCCTTGATAATTCAGGAGAAACATTCTTCCTGCTTCGCGAGGCAGGCGTTAAAGTTGTTGTATGGATGGTAGATAATCCTTTTCATGTAATATCAGGTATAAAATCAGCATATTGGAAAGAAGTTCCTATGCTGGTTACTGATGACTGGTTTATTAAACCACTCCAAGATTTAGGTGCAACAAAAATCGAGCATCTCCCACTTGCCACAGATCCTGAGATATTCAACCCTAATGTTCCATCATACCCCGGATTAGCTAACCGTATCGTTTTTGCAGGAAGATCAAGTTTTCCTAAAAAAGTTAATTTTTTCGCTGGATGTAATTTTTCACCCGAAGATGAAAGAGATGCCATCTACGCTATCGATAGCGGGATTAAACCAAATTTCGAATGGTGGATAAATAGAGATAAGCTCACTTCATTATGGCCGGAACCCAATGTCCGAGACTCAGGATTCAGAGCAGAGCAAACAGGAACAATCTGGCGAACTGAAACTCTTAAATTTGCAGGAAACAATCTGACTGTTTTTGGTGATGAAGGTTGGCGTGAATTGCTCCCAAAAGTAGATTTACGCAAACCAATAGACTATTATACTATTTTACCAGCTGCTTACTCAAACTCTGCTATAGTCTTAAATATGACCAGTCCCTTACTGCCAAACGGGCTGACCCAAAGAAATTTTGATGTGTGGGCAGCAGGAGGTTTTTTACTAACAGACAAGACTCCCGGACTTTCTATTTTCCCTGATGAGTTAGTAGAAGAATGCTCGTTTGGAACGCCTTCAGAATTGCCACAGCTTTGTAGTAAATTCCTAGCCGATCCTCAACTCAGAATTGAACTTTCAAAAAAATGGCGCGAAATTATTCTTAAAAACCATACCTACCAAAACAGAATAGACAACATACTTAAATTTATGGATTTAAAAACATAA
- a CDS encoding RlmE family RNA methyltransferase — MKQYQDHYFKKAKKENYPARSVYKLKEIDNRFHIFEKGQTVLDLGAAPGSWTLFASKKVGPQGYVLGVDIQTTETEFPENVTFLQADVFEDSPELMGAMEKHLPYDLIISDMAPKTIGVRFADQANSLELCERARDLIPRRLKKGGHFVVKIFDSSDVKGYTDSLRKMFGKVKNFKPKSSREESIELFIVALGFHGVEG; from the coding sequence ATGAAACAATACCAAGACCATTACTTTAAGAAGGCAAAAAAAGAAAATTATCCGGCACGTTCAGTGTATAAACTTAAGGAAATCGATAATCGGTTTCATATTTTTGAAAAAGGTCAAACAGTTTTGGACCTTGGAGCAGCTCCGGGATCATGGACTTTGTTTGCTTCAAAAAAAGTCGGCCCTCAAGGTTATGTTCTTGGCGTAGATATTCAAACCACCGAAACTGAATTTCCTGAGAATGTCACTTTTTTACAAGCTGACGTCTTTGAAGACTCGCCTGAACTCATGGGGGCAATGGAAAAACACTTACCCTATGATTTGATTATCAGTGATATGGCTCCTAAAACAATAGGAGTCCGGTTTGCTGATCAGGCTAACTCTCTTGAGTTGTGCGAAAGAGCTAGAGATTTGATTCCTAGAAGACTCAAGAAGGGTGGGCATTTTGTAGTTAAGATTTTTGATAGTTCAGATGTAAAAGGTTATACCGATTCGCTACGGAAAATGTTTGGAAAAGTTAAAAATTTCAAACCGAAAAGTTCCAGAGAAGAAAGTATTGAGCTTTTTATTGTTGCGCTTGGCTTTCATGGCGTTGAAGGGTAA
- a CDS encoding YebC/PmpR family DNA-binding transcriptional regulator, which translates to MAGHSKWANIQHRKGRQDAKRGKIFTKMAKDIIIAAKAGGGDVNMNASLRLAVAKAKAVNMPNDRIDTAVKKGTGELAGGDITEMLYEGYGPGGVALLIEASTDNKNRTVAEVRYALSKSGGSMGEAGSVAWMFDKKGVMTFDKEVYSEDQLMEIGLEGGVEDIIDEGDSFAVHCAPEDFTAAQKVFEEAECVSQSSELSFIPKNLVEVDVPSAKKLMNLMEKLEENEDVSEVYVNADFPDELMAEMED; encoded by the coding sequence ATGGCTGGACATAGTAAATGGGCGAATATTCAGCATCGTAAAGGCAGACAGGACGCTAAACGCGGTAAAATTTTTACAAAGATGGCGAAAGACATAATCATTGCAGCTAAAGCCGGCGGTGGAGATGTTAATATGAACGCTTCTCTGAGACTCGCTGTTGCTAAAGCAAAAGCAGTTAATATGCCTAATGATAGAATTGATACTGCCGTTAAAAAAGGTACTGGTGAACTAGCCGGTGGCGATATTACAGAGATGTTGTATGAAGGTTACGGACCTGGTGGAGTTGCTCTTCTAATTGAAGCTTCAACAGATAACAAAAACCGCACCGTTGCTGAAGTTCGTTATGCTCTAAGTAAATCCGGCGGATCCATGGGGGAAGCAGGAAGTGTTGCCTGGATGTTTGATAAAAAAGGCGTAATGACCTTTGATAAAGAAGTTTATTCTGAAGATCAGCTCATGGAGATAGGTCTTGAGGGCGGAGTTGAAGATATCATTGATGAAGGTGATTCTTTTGCAGTTCACTGTGCTCCTGAAGATTTTACCGCAGCACAAAAAGTGTTTGAAGAAGCTGAGTGTGTAAGCCAGAGCTCCGAATTATCATTTATTCCTAAAAATCTTGTGGAAGTTGATGTTCCAAGTGCCAAAAAATTGATGAATCTTATGGAAAAGCTTGAAGAGAATGAAGATGTCTCTGAAGTATATGTAAATGCAGATTTTCCTGATGAATTGATGGCTGAGATGGAAGATTAG
- the ruvC gene encoding crossover junction endodeoxyribonuclease RuvC — translation MDKSGIVIIGIDPGTRVTGFGIVREVSGQVILIEAGTIRTDTKKPMCARLGQIYSRIAELIVSHKPDEAAIENVFVASNPSSAIKLGQARGAAMAACAVSGLVVSGYEPTKVKQNLVGTGRADKSQVAFMVERILGVKNTKWANDTTDALAIAVCHLNERRFARMAGK, via the coding sequence ATGGATAAATCCGGCATTGTGATAATCGGTATTGACCCGGGAACCCGTGTTACAGGATTCGGGATTGTCAGAGAAGTTTCCGGACAGGTCATTCTGATAGAAGCCGGCACAATCAGGACAGATACAAAAAAGCCTATGTGTGCTCGCCTCGGGCAGATTTACTCCCGAATAGCTGAGCTTATAGTTAGTCATAAACCGGATGAAGCGGCGATAGAAAATGTCTTCGTCGCTTCAAATCCGTCTTCTGCAATTAAACTTGGACAGGCCAGAGGGGCGGCTATGGCTGCATGCGCTGTTTCCGGTCTGGTCGTTTCCGGTTACGAACCAACTAAAGTTAAGCAGAATCTGGTCGGAACAGGGCGGGCTGATAAAAGTCAGGTCGCTTTTATGGTTGAGCGTATTTTGGGAGTAAAAAATACCAAGTGGGCGAATGATACCACTGATGCGCTGGCCATTGCAGTTTGTCATTTAAATGAACGCAGATTTGCAAGGATGGCTGGTAAATGA
- the ruvA gene encoding Holliday junction branch migration protein RuvA: protein MIAYIHGKLLEATDRSCIILTPGGVGYELFLTISALSTLPASGSDVTFYVYTVVREDALELYGFPCFDDREVFQTLISIDRLGPKKALAILSQFGPKELQDIVFREDVKTLSIVPGIGPKSARQILWSLKDKMDKLSSATIRSGSCPVDGDRSEFLDALSGLRNLGYADDEVRTFLKDIFDEEPDLDAAGAIRVALKKISQKNK from the coding sequence ATGATTGCATATATTCACGGGAAGTTGCTTGAAGCTACAGATAGGTCGTGCATTATTCTTACTCCCGGAGGTGTGGGGTATGAACTTTTTTTGACAATATCAGCTCTTTCAACCCTTCCTGCATCAGGTTCCGATGTTACTTTTTATGTGTACACCGTGGTCAGAGAAGATGCGTTGGAACTTTATGGCTTTCCATGTTTTGATGACCGTGAAGTTTTCCAGACTTTAATTTCAATTGATCGTTTAGGGCCTAAGAAAGCGTTGGCGATTCTCTCGCAGTTTGGTCCTAAGGAGTTACAGGATATTGTTTTCCGTGAAGATGTAAAAACTCTTTCCATTGTACCGGGTATCGGTCCGAAGTCTGCGCGGCAGATTTTGTGGAGTCTTAAAGATAAAATGGATAAGCTCAGTTCAGCTACTATCCGTTCCGGCTCTTGCCCTGTAGATGGCGATAGAAGTGAATTTCTTGACGCTCTTTCCGGTCTTCGCAATCTCGGCTATGCAGATGATGAGGTTAGAACGTTCCTTAAAGATATTTTTGATGAAGAACCGGACCTTGATGCAGCAGGGGCTATTCGAGTTGCTCTTAAGAAAATTTCTCAAAAAAACAAATAG
- the ruvB gene encoding Holliday junction branch migration DNA helicase RuvB encodes MNESNLPDDHIRPQRLSDFIGQEDLRHNLDVFIQAARGRGTAMDHALFYGNPGLGKTTLARIISSELGVNLVSTSGPVIERSGDLAAILTNLSRNDILFIDEIHRVPSSVEEVLYPAMEDFTLDLIIGQGPAARTVKIDLEPFTLVGATTRLGLLTSPLRDRFGCIFRLEFYSPEELAQIVIRAARIFELEVTDEGALMIGRRSRGTPRIANRLLRRVRDYATVHGDGIVNAEIADMALERLEVDPLGLDQMDRKILSVLIDQFGGGPVGVKTIAVACSEEVRTIEEIYEPYLIQCGFLKRTSRGRVATAKAYQHLQVNSGSNRLF; translated from the coding sequence ATGAACGAAAGTAATCTTCCAGACGATCATATTAGGCCGCAAAGGCTCTCAGATTTTATCGGACAGGAAGACCTGCGCCATAATCTTGATGTTTTTATTCAGGCTGCCCGTGGACGCGGAACAGCTATGGATCATGCTCTTTTTTACGGTAATCCCGGTCTTGGTAAAACAACTTTGGCCCGTATTATTTCTTCCGAACTGGGCGTGAACCTTGTTTCCACCTCCGGTCCGGTAATCGAGAGAAGTGGTGATTTAGCCGCTATTCTTACTAATCTCTCCAGAAATGACATACTTTTTATAGATGAGATTCATCGTGTTCCTTCTTCTGTTGAAGAGGTTCTTTATCCTGCGATGGAAGATTTTACTCTTGATCTTATCATCGGACAGGGGCCTGCTGCCCGTACAGTTAAGATTGACCTTGAACCGTTCACTCTGGTTGGAGCAACTACACGTCTCGGACTTCTCACTTCTCCCCTTCGCGATAGATTTGGGTGTATTTTCAGGTTGGAATTTTATTCTCCTGAAGAATTAGCTCAGATTGTAATTCGTGCAGCTAGAATTTTTGAACTTGAAGTTACTGACGAAGGCGCGCTTATGATCGGCAGGCGTTCACGCGGTACACCACGTATTGCGAATCGTCTTTTACGAAGGGTGCGCGATTATGCAACAGTACATGGTGATGGCATTGTTAACGCTGAAATTGCGGACATGGCTCTTGAGAGGCTGGAAGTTGATCCGTTAGGTCTTGACCAGATGGACCGCAAGATTCTTTCTGTATTAATAGATCAGTTCGGCGGTGGACCTGTCGGCGTTAAAACTATTGCGGTTGCCTGTTCTGAAGAAGTCAGAACTATCGAAGAAATTTATGAACCATACCTTATACAATGCGGCTTTTTAAAGCGTACTTCCCGTGGGCGTGTTGCCACAGCCAAGGCTTATCAGCATCTGCAAGTGAACTCAGGTTCTAATCGATTATTTTAA